In Saprospiraceae bacterium, the sequence TATCTGGTAAAGGCCCTTTTAAATATAATTGGGACAATAAAGTAGCCGATCAGTCTTCTATAGACCTGGAACCTAAAAATGATGCAAAGCATTGCCTGAAAGTCACTGATCCGTCAGGCAACGTTGCAACTGCCTGCGTCGAGTGGTCCCCTGCAGGCAGATTGAAATGCAGAGCGGAGTTCGATATTGGTATTGAAACAGCCAGGTTACAATCCTGGACTCAGTATAATAGTGCCGAATTTATATACATCGACGAAAGAGGAGTGGTTTGGAGCTCAGCCAGTGCAGAACAAAGATCTGCCTCCGTGTTTGAGATCACAGAAGACAAGCCGTTTGAACCGAATGACAAAAAACAAAATACAAGGAAATTAAAATTCAACCTCGCGGCAATACTCTATAATAAAAATAAAGAGTCGCAGCCTATCAAATTAGAAGGATATATGGCGGTGGCTGTTCCTCAATAAGTATGATCACTGATGGATCATCGACATCAGTAGTTCCGGCTCATTGGTGGTGATATAGTTAAAGCCGGCATCTTTAAAATATTGAAGGTCTTCCCGGTTATTTACAGTCCATACATTGAGTATCAATTGAAGCTTTTTGGCCTGGAGTATCCAGTCAGGATGTAGTCTGAATTTAGTATGATTGTAGTCTAATCCTGAAATATGAAGTGCCTTGATTTGATCAGGAGCAAGATCTCCATTGAGGTATTGAGTGATTACATTTTTGTCTAAAGCGACCAGGGCCACAAGCATGTCCAGGTCAAAGCTGATAAAAGATACTTTGTGTTCCATATGGAGTTTTTTGACCAGTTCGTAAGTTTTTTTGACTATATATTCAGCCCTGGCTTTTCCTTTTGCGGTAGGTTTGAGCTCGATGACTAATTGGGTGCCGGCATTGGCAGACCTTCCGGCTTCCAGATATTGTCGGAGAGTAGGTAAGGACTCCCCGTTAGACAGTGGATATTGCACCAGATCCTGGTAGGTATGATCCTCAATGACTAAACTGTGATGTTGAGGATCGTGGTTGATGACGAGGCTGTCATCGGCAGTCATGTGTACATCAAACTCTGAACCAGTACAGTTCAATTTAATAGCCTGGCGAAGAGAGGCGATAGAGTTTTCCGGCAATTGAAGATTTTTCCATGCACCGCGGTGTGCCACTACGATGTTTTTGTGTTGGTTGAATATTGTAGGCTTTTGTTTCATTTTATTGTGACAGGCACAAATAAACAGGATGGTGATGATAAACACGAAAAGATATTGGTTATACTGTTTCATAATCTTCGATCGCTAGTTTAAAGATATATGTCTTTCAATCAATTTTGTAGATGCCTTTGAATTTTATGTCCTGATAGGTCAAACTAAAGTCACTAATACTATCCCCATCTTGTGGGAGTCATTGTGGTGGGAAATGATGAGCGTAGCAATATACTACTAAAAGTGCTGTTGCCAGAAGAGGTAATATAATAACTTTACGGTCGACCGGAAGATAAATATAAATCGTTGCTTAACCGTAATTATGCATTTGAATGCAATGATTACCTCCTTCGGATCCTGAGGATTAATGTCGGGATGCTGACAAAATCGTCAGTCAGCATGATGAAATTATTTTCCTATTGGGAAAATAAATTTATCAATGTTGAACTCCCTATTATCCTATCGGCATCCTTACCGCAAGCGTCAGTGACCCGACTTGAGAAAAATGCCCGCCGGACTCTTTAATTAATAATAAAAAGTCGGGCAGGCATCTAAAAAGTGTTTCTATTGCATTGCGTTTGAACTGCCTGCCCGACTTTCTGTTTGTCAGGCGGGCATTTTTCCAAGGGTCGGCTCCTACGAGTGACTGATGATTCTATCAGTATCACGATATTTATCGTCGTGATCTGATACGACAATAGGAATCATCAGACCCTTTGGGCAATCTATGCCAAATGCTTGGATTAGGGCTAAATTAAATATGATTATTATACAAAAATTTTCAGAAATCTTTAAATCGATGAATAACAAAAAAGAGGAATCTTGCTACTATCCACCTGATAAAATCATTCTTCCTTAATATTTATTCAGTTGTTTTAATTAATAACCATTTTCTTGATTCCAATCCCTTGTTTGGTCCGGATTTGAATAAAATAAATCCCTGGTGGATGGGCGGTGTGGATGCTGATTGATTTCTCGCCTTTTGCATAAGTAAAATCCGACATTAATCTTCCTATATTATCAAAGAT encodes:
- a CDS encoding glycerophosphodiester phosphodiesterase, translating into MKQYNQYLFVFIITILFICACHNKMKQKPTIFNQHKNIVVAHRGAWKNLQLPENSIASLRQAIKLNCTGSEFDVHMTADDSLVINHDPQHHSLVIEDHTYQDLVQYPLSNGESLPTLRQYLEAGRSANAGTQLVIELKPTAKGKARAEYIVKKTYELVKKLHMEHKVSFISFDLDMLVALVALDKNVITQYLNGDLAPDQIKALHISGLDYNHTKFRLHPDWILQAKKLQLILNVWTVNNREDLQYFKDAGFNYITTNEPELLMSMIHQ